The Elusimicrobiota bacterium sequence GAAAGGAATGAGCACCGTCATTGTGACGGTCGGCCAACGTCACACGCTGTTTTTGGATACGTTTTCCTTGTATAAACACTGGGAATTCACTTTGGGTGCAACGGCGTTCCGGGAGGATAAGGAAAACGATCGAGCGGCCTATTACCAGTTGACAGGCTATGCCAAGTATACCCTCTTCGAAAATCAGGCAAAAAATGGCGGGGCGGCTGTGAAATTCGGCACCGGGGTTCGCCCGGCCTATTATCAACTTTCTGATCTTACCAACGATTTGAAAGAATACTGGGCCGAGGCACCACTTACCGTCGCCTTTCACGGCGATGATGTCCTGTTCGATTTCATTCCCGGCGGATTGGTCAGCCAAAACTTCGGTGCAGAAAAAGAAACCGCCTTGGGTTTCACCTATTCCTCACGCCTCGCGGTCTACAAAATTATCCCACGGTGCGCCATTGTGGGCGAGTTTTTTGGTACGGAGGGCGAGGCCTATTCGCCGACTCAGTATAAAACCGGTGTGCGATGGGAGAGTCCCGCCTTCATCCTATCATTGAGCTACGGCGATGGGCTCAAGGGGAATAAGGGGGCGGGGTGGGAGATGGGCTTTATCTCTTACTGGGGCGGGCCGTCCGAATCGTTTATAGGAAAATGAGACGGGGGAAAATAGCGCTGGGCGCTCTGGGACTCATGGTCGCCGCCGCTTCCTTCCAGGGGGCGATTCCGTCGGGCTCGGAGGTGGGGGGGCGATCGTCTCTTCGTCGCGACGCTGCTGTGGAGATTTTGGTCAGCTCGAATGCGTTGCCCATTCGTCTGGACGTGGAAGTGGCAGACGAAACGTCCGAGCAGGACCGCGGGCTTATGGACCGTCGCTTGGCCGGTGATGGGGAGGGGATGCTTTTCGTTTACCCTAACGCTAAGCCCCGGATCTTTTGGATGCGCGACACCCCTGTTCCCTTGGATTTACTCTTCTTTGATTCTGACCTTCGGTTGGTGGCTCTGATCGCGAAGGCAGAACCCCTGTCGGACCGGCTTTTGAAATCGCACGTCCCGGCGCAATATGTTTTGGAAGTCCCGGGAGGGTTTTCCTCTCGTCACTCCGTCCACCTGGGTGCCGAAATAAGGATCGTTAAAGGAGGATTCATTGAATAACAAAGCCTCTCTTCCGAACGGAGGAAACGGGCTCCCACCCCTGTCGAAATTCGTTATCGATAAGATCCTCTCCCTACAAGGAAGAACGCGCCGGTTCGCCAGTTTGAACGATTTTTATATGGGATTCTCCTACGCGGTGCGCGACCGCCTTCTTCAACGTTGGGCGGATACTCTGGAGACTTATCTCGCCCAAGACGTGAAAGTGGCCTGTTACTTGTCGGCCGAGTTCTTGATGGGGCCCCAACTGGAAAACAATCTGGTCAATCTCGGCATTCAAATCGAGGCCAGGGAAGCGGCGGAAGCCCTTGGAAAGAGCCTGGATGAAATTCTCGCCCATGAAGAGGAGCCGGGGCTCGGCAACGGCGGGTTGGGCCGGTTGGCGGCGTGCTTTTTGGACTCTTTGGCTACGCTGGAACGGCCCGCGGTCGGCTACGGGATCCGATACGAGTTCGGAATTTTCGACCAGGTGATTCGGGACGGTTGGCAGGTGGAAGTGACGGACAAGTGGTTACGCTACGGGAACCCCTGGGAAATCGCCAAACCGGAGTTGGCGATCACGGTGTCCTTCGGCGGGCGCACGGAGTTTGAAAAAGACGATCGAGGGGGCCAACGCGTGCGCTGGATTCCGGGGCGTCAGGTGAAGGGCGTTCCCCACGACACGCCCATTCCGGGCTACCGGGTCGCCACCTGCAACACCCTGCGGCTCTGGTCGGCCGAGGCGGTGGAGGCTTTTGAATTCGAATCGTTCAACGCCGGGGATTACGCCAAAGCGGTCGACGCCAAAGTCGTGTCGGAAACGATCAGCAAAGTGCTCTACCCCAATGACGATTCGGAAAGGGGCAAACGCCTACGCCTCTCTCAGCAATATTTTTTTGTGGCTTGTTCGCTTCAAGATATGTTGAGGATGCACAAAGGACTGGGCCGAAGCCTCTTGGATTTTCCGAAATATTGGGCCGCCCAGCTCAACGACACCCACCCTTCCATCGCCGTTGCGGAGTTGATGCGCCTGTTGGTGGACGAAGAATCGTTAGGCTGGGACCAGGCTTGGGACGTGACGCAACGGACTTTCGGATACACGAACCATACGCTCCTCCCCGAGGCTCTCGAAACCTGGCCATTGCCGCTCTTTGCCGAACTCTTGCCTCGGCACCTCGAAATCATTTTTGAAATCAATTCCCGGTTCCTGGGCAAGGTCCGGGAATGTTTTCCTGGGGACGAGAGCCGCGTGGCCCGGCTTTCCCTCATTGCGGAAGGCTCTCCGAAACGGGTTCGCATGGCCCATTTGGCCTGCGTGGGGTCCCACGCCATCAACGGGGTGGCCGCCCTCCATT is a genomic window containing:
- a CDS encoding glycogen/starch/alpha-glucan phosphorylase — translated: MNNKASLPNGGNGLPPLSKFVIDKILSLQGRTRRFASLNDFYMGFSYAVRDRLLQRWADTLETYLAQDVKVACYLSAEFLMGPQLENNLVNLGIQIEAREAAEALGKSLDEILAHEEEPGLGNGGLGRLAACFLDSLATLERPAVGYGIRYEFGIFDQVIRDGWQVEVTDKWLRYGNPWEIAKPELAITVSFGGRTEFEKDDRGGQRVRWIPGRQVKGVPHDTPIPGYRVATCNTLRLWSAEAVEAFEFESFNAGDYAKAVDAKVVSETISKVLYPNDDSERGKRLRLSQQYFFVACSLQDMLRMHKGLGRSLLDFPKYWAAQLNDTHPSIAVAELMRLLVDEESLGWDQAWDVTQRTFGYTNHTLLPEALETWPLPLFAELLPRHLEIIFEINSRFLGKVRECFPGDESRVARLSLIAEGSPKRVRMAHLACVGSHAINGVAALHSDLLRKSVLKDFYDLWPERFNNKTNGVTPRRFVALANPGLSGLIGRAIGDGWITRPEELRRLEPRAEDGAFQDDWRKIKLANKRRLSDYIRAQTHIDVDPEWLFDIQVKRIHEYKRQHLNVLHIIALYWRLKANPSLDIPPRAFIFGGKAAPGYFMAKRIIKLVNAVGDVVNGDSEVNHRLRVVFVPNFNVQNAELIYPAADLSEQISTAGKEASGTGNMKFAMNGALTIGTLDGANVEIREEVGPENFFLFGLNVDEVHGLKARGYRPWEFGAGNPELKGVLDLLGSGHFSGGDRELFRPLVESLWGSDEYLVLADFAAYAAAQEAVSSAWRDSRRWTRMSILNTARSGKFSSDRVIREYCDEIWGVRSLR
- a CDS encoding DUF192 domain-containing protein, with translation MRRGKIALGALGLMVAAASFQGAIPSGSEVGGRSSLRRDAAVEILVSSNALPIRLDVEVADETSEQDRGLMDRRLAGDGEGMLFVYPNAKPRIFWMRDTPVPLDLLFFDSDLRLVALIAKAEPLSDRLLKSHVPAQYVLEVPGGFSSRHSVHLGAEIRIVKGGFIE